The following are encoded in a window of Sulfitobacter sp. S190 genomic DNA:
- a CDS encoding Hint domain-containing protein — translation MATHSFIGLSPSTIQYFTESRLRVDPSYNAATALSFTITDDDGTWSGDAVSNETADDTSQQTTTLRDSAGNVLASGPSYLESRFSITDETGGTVNIYAVEIGGTAVGYVADGQLQPGNTYTYTPSNVTNSNAPSYTDLDSQTYASGAANAIKGTGNADNLLGGESDDTIHAGGGNDFVAGGDGNDRLFGEGGNDTLSGGDGGDLINGQEGDDSLDGGAGFDNLYGNAGNDTLSGGEGADFLFGGAGDDVVSGGDDGDTFFIENAFGNDTISGGEGGDDADSINANPISGPVLVRHSSDEAGTLTDGTDTIAFSQIEAFDLTSGADTVYGESDSAGFSADGGAGDDFLRAGSGADSLIGGSGRDTLSANLGDDTLDGGDDADVVAGGSGDDLLAGGAGDDVLRGENVWIDVPSFASQGGAATTLTVTNDADGPVELWWIDNTGALQFYQTITAGQTVTQSTFEDDNWVLRDENGFYLQLIEGGNQTVNYGADGLADTIEGGTGADTIVGNFGDDSLDGGAGDDSISGGYGDDTLFGKDGADTLSGGAGNDFIDDELGPSQNGSGNDVFYGGAGSDTVWGGDDADTLFGDEGNDFVGGESGADAIYGGSGSDTLEGGGGADLIGGDGGTDRILGGDGNDTIDGGNNTDTVFGGAGDDVITDTGGAMSDDTIYGEDGNDWISGGVREDFLSGGSGDDTVDGGEGDDTIEGGIGNDSLIGGDGGDTIAGGDGNDWIDGGDGNDSLSTGLGEDTLFGGAGDDTLTNSDGDDSLVGGTGDDSIVATGGNDTLEGEAGNDTLIGGADDDRLVGGAGADSMDGGEDADVFVIEDSFGNDTILGGEGVTSSSDSDTIVGLTTSDIAVTFSGDEAGTFTDGTDTISFSEIENIFTGDGDDLIDAFNDGVGVGLFGFAGEDTIIGGGGADYIEGGDGADQIDGDQGDDTVFGGEGGDSLFGWTGNDSIEGGAGDDLIQGQFGDDTIDGGTGSDMIQISANADTDTIVGGDEGGETDTLDFVGSTAVNVLLTGDEAGTYASTSGTADGIFSEIEFIDGTSGQDTIDARADGSGLGIDAGNNDDTVMGGDGADLILGQGGNDSLTGGAGGDTIAGGDGDDYIEGGAGDDVLTTGEGQDTLLGGDGDDTLSNSAGDDSLVGGAGNDSITATLGDDTLEGGDGNDTLDGGADDDRLEGGAGDDLITGGTGDDTFVYAAGDGSDTITDFNTGNTGTLDDGDTTNNDFIDLSGFYDDIWELHADQADDGILNQSNDGVDGADYSDNDSFGAGSLTFQGARADNSSFTSENTGVVCFASGTLILTQGGEVPIERLCCGDRVVTHTGDLQRIQWIAHTELTLTAGQVDRRRTPVRIKPRAGNRALLVSPQHCMLVVGPSGLPVFVRARHLAEETTFASFAKGRHAVTYWHILLDRHAAIIAQGLPSESFYPGPYALGMLPRAERARLLSAASRRGGFDGTVFGPRAFPVLPRGAVRRRWKAGTMTFAAPPCPNLYVPAAASCA, via the coding sequence ATGGCGACGCATTCTTTCATCGGGCTTTCGCCGAGCACCATCCAGTATTTCACCGAAAGCCGCCTGCGGGTTGATCCGAGCTATAATGCGGCAACGGCGTTGTCCTTCACCATAACCGATGATGACGGAACATGGTCCGGCGATGCCGTGTCCAACGAGACCGCGGACGATACCTCCCAGCAGACGACAACCTTGCGCGACAGTGCGGGCAATGTGCTCGCCAGCGGTCCGTCCTATCTCGAAAGCCGGTTCAGCATTACCGATGAAACCGGCGGAACCGTGAACATCTACGCGGTCGAGATCGGGGGCACGGCGGTCGGATATGTCGCGGACGGGCAACTGCAACCGGGCAATACCTACACGTACACGCCGTCAAACGTCACAAACTCGAATGCCCCGTCCTACACCGATCTGGACAGCCAGACCTACGCTTCGGGCGCCGCAAACGCGATCAAGGGCACGGGAAATGCCGACAACCTGCTGGGCGGCGAAAGCGATGATACGATCCATGCCGGTGGCGGCAATGATTTTGTCGCGGGGGGCGATGGGAACGACCGGTTGTTCGGGGAAGGCGGCAACGACACACTGAGCGGCGGCGACGGCGGCGACCTGATAAACGGGCAGGAAGGTGACGACAGCCTCGACGGCGGTGCCGGTTTCGACAATCTGTATGGAAATGCGGGGAACGATACGCTCAGCGGTGGCGAGGGGGCAGATTTTCTTTTTGGTGGTGCCGGAGATGACGTCGTGTCGGGCGGGGACGATGGCGATACGTTCTTTATCGAGAATGCGTTCGGTAACGACACGATCTCGGGCGGCGAAGGCGGAGATGACGCCGACAGCATCAACGCCAACCCGATATCCGGGCCCGTCTTGGTGCGTCACAGCTCTGACGAGGCGGGAACCCTGACCGATGGCACCGATACAATCGCCTTTTCGCAGATCGAAGCCTTCGATCTGACAAGCGGTGCCGACACCGTTTACGGCGAAAGCGACAGCGCCGGGTTTTCGGCTGACGGTGGCGCAGGCGACGATTTTCTGCGCGCCGGCAGCGGCGCGGACAGCCTGATTGGCGGATCGGGACGCGACACGCTCAGCGCAAATCTCGGCGACGATACGCTCGACGGTGGCGACGATGCGGATGTCGTCGCGGGTGGATCGGGCGATGACCTGCTTGCTGGCGGCGCGGGTGATGACGTGTTGCGCGGCGAAAATGTCTGGATCGATGTGCCGAGTTTCGCCTCGCAAGGGGGGGCTGCCACCACGTTGACCGTCACGAATGACGCCGATGGGCCGGTCGAATTGTGGTGGATCGACAATACGGGCGCGCTTCAGTTTTACCAGACCATCACTGCGGGCCAGACGGTTACCCAATCGACTTTCGAAGACGACAACTGGGTGCTGCGCGATGAAAACGGTTTCTATCTGCAACTGATCGAGGGTGGCAATCAAACCGTCAATTACGGCGCGGATGGTCTTGCCGATACGATCGAAGGTGGCACGGGTGCTGACACGATTGTCGGCAACTTCGGCGATGACAGTCTTGATGGTGGTGCAGGCGACGACAGCATTTCAGGCGGCTATGGCGACGACACGCTGTTTGGCAAAGACGGTGCCGATACCCTGAGCGGCGGCGCGGGCAACGATTTCATCGATGATGAACTCGGTCCCTCACAAAACGGATCGGGCAATGATGTTTTCTACGGCGGGGCCGGCAGCGACACGGTCTGGGGGGGAGACGATGCTGACACGCTCTTTGGGGATGAGGGCAACGATTTCGTCGGGGGCGAAAGCGGCGCAGACGCGATTTACGGCGGCAGCGGCAGCGACACGCTCGAGGGCGGAGGCGGCGCTGATCTGATCGGCGGCGATGGCGGTACCGACCGGATCCTTGGCGGGGATGGGAACGACACGATTGATGGTGGCAACAATACCGACACCGTGTTTGGCGGGGCCGGTGATGACGTCATTACGGACACCGGCGGCGCCATGTCCGACGACACGATCTATGGCGAGGACGGGAACGATTGGATTTCCGGAGGCGTTCGCGAGGATTTCCTATCGGGGGGGAGTGGGGACGACACGGTCGACGGCGGGGAGGGCGACGACACCATCGAGGGCGGTATCGGCAACGACAGCCTGATTGGGGGTGACGGCGGCGACACAATCGCGGGCGGCGATGGCAACGACTGGATCGATGGCGGCGACGGGAATGATTCTCTAAGCACCGGTCTGGGCGAGGACACGTTGTTCGGCGGCGCGGGTGACGACACACTCACCAATTCGGACGGTGATGACAGCCTCGTGGGCGGCACGGGCGATGACAGCATCGTGGCCACAGGCGGCAATGATACGCTGGAGGGAGAGGCCGGCAACGACACGCTGATCGGCGGTGCGGACGACGACAGGCTCGTGGGGGGCGCGGGGGCCGACAGCATGGACGGCGGCGAGGATGCCGACGTCTTTGTCATCGAAGACAGCTTCGGCAATGACACGATTCTTGGCGGTGAAGGTGTCACATCGAGCAGCGACAGCGACACAATCGTCGGCCTGACGACAAGCGATATCGCCGTGACCTTCAGCGGCGACGAGGCCGGTACCTTTACCGACGGAACCGACACGATTTCCTTTTCCGAAATCGAAAACATTTTTACCGGCGATGGCGATGATCTGATCGATGCGTTCAACGACGGGGTCGGCGTCGGGCTTTTCGGCTTCGCGGGCGAAGACACGATCATCGGCGGGGGAGGTGCGGACTATATCGAAGGCGGCGACGGCGCCGATCAGATCGATGGTGATCAGGGAGACGACACGGTCTTCGGGGGTGAGGGCGGTGACAGCCTCTTTGGCTGGACCGGCAACGACAGCATCGAAGGCGGGGCAGGCGACGACCTGATCCAGGGCCAGTTCGGTGACGATACGATCGACGGCGGCACTGGCAGTGACATGATCCAGATCTCTGCCAACGCGGACACCGACACCATTGTCGGCGGCGACGAGGGCGGCGAGACCGACACGCTCGATTTTGTTGGCTCCACGGCGGTGAATGTCCTTTTGACCGGCGACGAGGCGGGCACTTACGCCTCCACAAGCGGCACAGCCGACGGCATATTCTCCGAGATCGAATTCATCGATGGCACGTCGGGGCAGGATACGATTGACGCTCGCGCCGATGGCTCCGGGCTGGGCATTGATGCAGGCAACAATGACGACACGGTGATGGGCGGCGATGGCGCCGATCTGATCCTTGGTCAGGGGGGCAACGACAGCCTGACCGGTGGCGCGGGCGGCGACACGATCGCGGGCGGCGATGGTGACGACTATATCGAAGGGGGTGCGGGCGACGATGTTCTGACAACGGGCGAGGGGCAGGATACCTTGCTGGGCGGTGACGGCGACGACACGCTGTCGAATTCCGCGGGCGACGACAGCCTTGTCGGGGGGGCGGGCAATGACAGCATCACCGCGACACTTGGCGATGATACGTTGGAGGGCGGTGACGGAAACGACACGCTCGACGGGGGCGCTGACGATGACCGGCTCGAAGGGGGCGCGGGGGACGACCTCATCACAGGCGGGACCGGAGACGATACATTCGTCTACGCCGCGGGCGACGGTTCAGACACGATCACCGATTTCAACACCGGCAATACCGGTACGCTGGACGACGGCGATACCACCAACAACGACTTTATCGACCTTTCGGGGTTCTACGATGACATCTGGGAACTGCATGCCGACCAAGCGGACGATGGCATACTGAACCAGTCCAACGACGGCGTTGATGGTGCGGATTACTCGGATAACGACAGCTTCGGGGCTGGCAGCCTGACATTTCAGGGCGCGCGTGCGGACAACAGTTCATTCACATCGGAAAACACCGGTGTTGTCTGTTTCGCCAGCGGAACCCTGATCCTGACGCAGGGCGGTGAAGTGCCAATCGAGCGGTTGTGTTGCGGCGACCGCGTCGTGACGCACACCGGAGACCTGCAGCGCATCCAGTGGATCGCGCACACCGAGCTGACGCTTACGGCAGGACAGGTGGATCGCCGGCGGACGCCGGTGAGGATCAAGCCCCGCGCGGGCAATCGCGCACTGTTGGTGTCCCCGCAACATTGCATGCTTGTGGTGGGACCCAGCGGTCTGCCCGTCTTTGTCCGCGCACGCCATCTGGCCGAAGAAACGACTTTTGCATCCTTTGCCAAGGGTCGGCATGCGGTCACCTATTGGCATATCCTGCTTGACCGCCACGCCGCGATCATTGCACAGGGCCTGCCGAGCGAGAGCTTTTACCCCGGTCCGTATGCGTTGGGAATGCTGCCGCGAGCGGAACGCGCCCGGCTCCTTTCCGCCGCATCGCGGCGTGGCGGGTTTGACGGGACTGTCTTTGGCCCGCGGGCCTTTCCGGTTCTGCCCCGCGGCGCTGTGCGGCGCCGCTGGAAAGCGGGCACAATGACTTTTGCGGCGCCACCGTGCCCGAATCTGTATGTGCCCGCCGCCGCCTCCTGCGCTTGA
- a CDS encoding LysR family transcriptional regulator, whose protein sequence is MIKSQITFKQLEAFAFVVDTGTFRAAAAALGTTQPNISARITALESALRVTLLIRDAGSVRLTADGEKLLRKTRDVLWAAEALIEAAGRQEMIEETLRLGVTELVACTWLQTFLRLMKDAYPKLRIQLEVDLSTAIDARLMEGQLDLALQTGPFKSKAFTSEPLGEEPYCWIARPDLMQSLDAPLRLSDLFGMTILTHAKHTQACAALHSTAKEQGLRRERIVHSSALSACVPMVLEGLGAALLPKRLVAGEIASGDLQELTCDWLPEPLSFYARYAPTRAARYVEKAAQIAKVAMQTH, encoded by the coding sequence ATGATCAAAAGCCAGATCACATTCAAACAGCTCGAGGCGTTTGCCTTTGTCGTTGATACCGGCACCTTTCGCGCGGCGGCAGCGGCCCTCGGGACGACCCAGCCGAATATTTCGGCACGCATCACAGCACTCGAATCCGCGTTGCGTGTCACCCTGCTTATCCGCGATGCCGGTTCCGTCCGCCTGACGGCAGATGGTGAAAAACTGCTGCGCAAGACCCGCGATGTCCTGTGGGCCGCCGAAGCACTTATCGAAGCGGCGGGCCGTCAGGAAATGATCGAGGAAACCCTGCGCCTTGGCGTCACAGAACTCGTCGCATGCACGTGGCTGCAAACCTTTTTGCGGCTGATGAAAGACGCCTACCCCAAGCTGCGGATTCAACTGGAGGTCGATCTTTCAACCGCGATTGATGCCCGCCTTATGGAAGGCCAGCTCGATCTGGCGCTTCAAACCGGTCCATTTAAATCAAAGGCCTTTACCAGTGAGCCTCTGGGCGAGGAGCCCTATTGCTGGATCGCGCGGCCAGACCTGATGCAAAGCCTGGACGCACCGCTTCGTCTCTCTGACCTGTTCGGCATGACAATACTGACCCACGCAAAACATACGCAGGCCTGCGCGGCCCTTCATTCCACCGCGAAGGAACAAGGGCTGCGCCGTGAGCGGATTGTCCATTCCAGCGCCCTTTCTGCCTGTGTGCCCATGGTGCTGGAAGGTCTGGGCGCGGCGCTGTTGCCCAAGCGGCTCGTTGCGGGCGAAATCGCGTCGGGTGATCTGCAAGAGCTGACCTGCGACTGGCTGCCCGAACCCCTGTCATTCTATGCGCGGTATGCACCGACGCGGGCCGCGCGTTACGTGGAAAAGGCCGCCCAAATTGCAAAAGTTGCGATGCAAACCCATTAG
- a CDS encoding hydantoinase/oxoprolinase family protein, which produces MSAPSVRLGVDIGGTFTDVVLEIDDKSFSTKVLTTYAAPENAIIDGMHTVCAQADIAPSRIDQIIHGTTLATNALIERRGAKTALITTRGFRDVIEMRTESRFEQYDLNLNLPDPLLPRQMRFTVAGRVDAHGEVLVDIDRAEVEAVVDQIGKAGFESVAVGLIHSYLNPTHERLVRDVLAEKLPHVAVSISSEVSPQMREYERFNTVVANAYIKPLMASYLGRLEDRLKGEGVSCRIFLMHSGGGIISIQNAADFPVRLVESGPAGGAVFAAHIAARYGLEKVLSFDMGGTTAKICLIKNQTPKTSRVFEVARTYRFKKGSGMPISIPVIDMVEIGAGGGSLAHVDGLRQIRVGPESAGSEPGPACYGREGTRPAVTDADLVLGKLDPENFAGGSIKLHPEASKSALNHHVGETLDMDATEAAFGVAEVVDENMANAARVHAVENGEDLSEYTMIAFGGAAPLHAGRLAEKLGVERLLVPPGAGVGSAIGFLRAPFSFEANRSVYMKLSDFDPERIKTLLAELQAEATGFVRTCDEKSPILSEFKVYMRYTGQGWEIPISLSEAQAMAPDARVFEARFIEDYTKLFSRPVAGMDIEITVWSVNATTPPQPVARTPELGGTDRAAPTGTRRVFDAASAGFLDADIVNRFDMQAGVHAVGPAAIVEDETTIIVPASRNAIRQPDGCIDVITKGSAQ; this is translated from the coding sequence ATGTCAGCACCCTCTGTCCGCCTTGGCGTCGACATCGGCGGCACGTTTACCGATGTTGTCCTCGAAATTGATGACAAATCCTTTTCTACAAAGGTTCTGACGACCTATGCCGCGCCGGAGAATGCGATCATCGATGGCATGCACACCGTCTGTGCCCAAGCGGACATTGCGCCCTCCCGGATCGACCAGATTATCCACGGCACCACGCTTGCCACCAATGCCCTGATCGAACGGCGGGGGGCAAAGACGGCCCTCATCACGACCCGTGGTTTCCGCGATGTGATCGAAATGCGGACGGAATCGCGGTTCGAGCAATATGATCTGAACCTCAACCTGCCCGATCCGCTGCTGCCGCGACAGATGCGGTTTACCGTTGCAGGCCGTGTCGATGCGCACGGAGAGGTGCTTGTCGACATCGATCGCGCCGAAGTCGAGGCCGTGGTTGACCAGATCGGCAAGGCCGGTTTCGAAAGTGTCGCAGTCGGGCTGATCCATTCCTATCTCAACCCCACCCACGAAAGGTTGGTACGCGATGTGCTGGCCGAAAAGCTGCCCCACGTCGCGGTCTCGATTTCCTCCGAAGTCTCCCCCCAGATGCGCGAATACGAACGGTTCAACACGGTCGTCGCCAACGCCTATATCAAGCCGTTGATGGCCTCTTACCTTGGCCGCCTCGAAGACCGGCTGAAGGGCGAAGGCGTGTCGTGCCGCATCTTCCTGATGCATTCGGGCGGGGGGATCATCTCGATCCAGAACGCCGCGGACTTTCCCGTCCGGCTGGTTGAATCAGGGCCCGCGGGCGGCGCGGTTTTCGCGGCCCATATTGCCGCGCGCTACGGGTTGGAAAAGGTGCTGTCCTTCGACATGGGCGGCACCACGGCGAAGATATGTCTCATCAAGAACCAGACCCCGAAGACGTCCCGCGTGTTCGAAGTGGCCCGGACCTACCGGTTCAAAAAGGGTTCGGGCATGCCGATCTCGATCCCCGTTATCGACATGGTCGAAATCGGGGCGGGAGGCGGATCATTGGCGCATGTAGACGGTTTGCGCCAGATCCGCGTCGGGCCGGAAAGCGCCGGATCGGAGCCCGGCCCCGCATGCTACGGCAGAGAAGGAACGCGCCCCGCCGTCACCGATGCGGACCTCGTTCTGGGCAAGTTGGACCCGGAGAATTTTGCGGGCGGGTCCATCAAGCTGCACCCCGAGGCATCGAAATCCGCGCTGAACCACCACGTGGGCGAAACACTGGACATGGACGCGACCGAGGCGGCGTTCGGCGTGGCAGAAGTGGTCGATGAAAACATGGCCAACGCGGCCCGCGTGCATGCGGTCGAGAACGGCGAGGACCTGTCCGAATATACGATGATCGCGTTCGGTGGCGCCGCTCCTTTGCACGCCGGCCGTCTGGCCGAAAAGCTGGGCGTCGAACGCCTGCTTGTGCCCCCCGGGGCTGGCGTGGGATCGGCAATCGGGTTCCTGCGTGCGCCCTTCAGTTTCGAGGCCAACCGCTCCGTCTATATGAAGCTCAGTGATTTTGACCCCGAGCGGATCAAGACCCTGTTAGCCGAGCTTCAGGCCGAGGCCACCGGCTTTGTGCGGACCTGCGACGAAAAAAGCCCCATTCTGTCGGAATTCAAGGTCTATATGCGCTACACCGGTCAGGGCTGGGAAATTCCGATCAGCCTGAGCGAAGCGCAGGCAATGGCCCCCGATGCCCGCGTTTTTGAAGCCCGTTTTATCGAGGATTACACCAAGCTGTTCAGCCGACCCGTTGCGGGTATGGATATCGAGATAACGGTTTGGTCGGTCAATGCCACGACGCCGCCCCAACCGGTGGCACGGACGCCCGAGCTGGGCGGCACAGATCGCGCCGCGCCGACCGGAACGCGCAGGGTGTTCGACGCGGCATCGGCCGGGTTTCTGGACGCGGACATCGTCAACCGCTTCGACATGCAGGCGGGCGTACACGCGGTCGGCCCCGCCGCGATTGTCGAGGATGAAACCACGATCATCGTGCCCGCCAGCCGGAACGCGATCAGGCAGCCGGACGGCTGTATCGACGTCATAACGAAGGGGTCGGCACAATGA
- a CDS encoding hydantoinase B/oxoprolinase family protein: MTQEHSNVAYQVMWNRLISVVEEQAQALVRTAFSTSVREAGDLSAGVYDVAGNMLAQAVTGTPGHVNAMADAVAHFIRRIGRDNIADGDVYITNDPWEGTGHLHDITMVTPSFYKDTLVGFFACTAHIVDIGGRGFGADAHSVYEEGLYLPIMKFADRGKVDETLTRIIRGNVREPNQLIGDIYALATCNEIGHRRLVDMMDEFDLDDLGGIAAFILDNSRRATLERIAALPQQSASGEMTVDGFDRPITLRVRVSIQGDRIVSDFTGSSGLDKKGINCPLVYAKAYACYALKVAIAPEIPNNAASLAPFEIEAPPNTIVNALHPAPVALRHIVGHFVPDVVFNAFDKIVPGLVPAEGAGCLCNFQVSLRPRTDAPAPATARRSEVLTFNSGGSGARPRHDGLNATAFPSGVMTMPIEATEHAGPVIIWRKELRPDSGGVGRTRGGLGQYMEVGAQEGHEFDIQAMFDRVDHPARGRRGGGPGAPTTIVQDDGTAMNGKGKQFVAHGRRVLMAFPGGAGYGDPSERDVEQIKRDLARGYISAQTAAADYNLSAEDIADVEAAIARGDPL, encoded by the coding sequence ATGACACAAGAACACTCGAACGTGGCCTATCAGGTCATGTGGAACCGCCTGATTTCCGTGGTCGAAGAGCAGGCGCAGGCACTTGTTCGAACGGCATTTTCCACTTCTGTAAGGGAAGCGGGTGATTTGTCCGCCGGGGTCTATGACGTTGCAGGCAACATGCTGGCGCAGGCGGTGACCGGCACCCCCGGGCACGTCAACGCCATGGCTGACGCGGTGGCCCATTTCATCCGCAGGATCGGTCGCGACAATATTGCGGATGGCGATGTCTATATCACCAATGATCCGTGGGAAGGCACAGGCCACCTGCACGACATCACAATGGTCACGCCCTCATTTTACAAAGACACGCTGGTCGGCTTTTTTGCCTGCACCGCGCATATTGTCGACATCGGCGGGCGCGGGTTCGGGGCAGATGCGCACAGCGTTTACGAAGAGGGCCTATATCTTCCGATCATGAAATTCGCGGATCGCGGCAAGGTCGACGAGACCCTGACGCGGATCATCCGCGGCAACGTGCGCGAACCCAATCAACTGATCGGTGACATCTACGCCTTGGCCACCTGCAACGAAATCGGCCACCGCCGCCTTGTCGATATGATGGACGAATTCGATCTGGATGATCTGGGTGGCATCGCCGCCTTCATCCTCGACAATTCGCGCCGCGCAACGCTCGAGCGGATCGCGGCGCTGCCGCAGCAATCCGCATCGGGCGAGATGACAGTGGACGGATTTGACCGCCCCATTACGCTCAGGGTCAGGGTCAGCATTCAGGGAGACAGGATCGTGTCGGATTTTACCGGCTCCTCCGGTCTGGACAAGAAAGGCATCAATTGTCCGCTGGTCTATGCAAAGGCCTATGCCTGCTACGCGCTCAAGGTCGCCATCGCACCCGAGATACCCAACAACGCAGCATCGCTCGCCCCGTTCGAGATAGAAGCGCCCCCCAATACGATCGTCAACGCCCTGCACCCCGCGCCGGTGGCCCTGCGTCATATCGTGGGGCATTTCGTACCCGATGTGGTGTTCAACGCATTTGACAAGATCGTCCCCGGTCTGGTCCCCGCCGAAGGCGCGGGATGTTTGTGTAACTTTCAGGTGTCCTTGCGCCCACGCACCGATGCCCCTGCTCCGGCGACCGCGCGGCGCTCCGAAGTTCTGACGTTCAATTCCGGCGGATCGGGGGCCCGGCCCCGGCACGACGGGCTTAATGCCACGGCCTTCCCGTCGGGCGTGATGACCATGCCCATCGAGGCCACCGAGCACGCAGGCCCCGTCATCATCTGGCGCAAGGAGTTGCGCCCCGATTCAGGCGGCGTTGGCAGGACACGCGGCGGGCTTGGTCAATACATGGAAGTCGGAGCGCAAGAGGGCCACGAATTCGACATTCAGGCGATGTTTGACCGTGTCGATCATCCCGCACGCGGCCGGCGTGGCGGGGGCCCCGGCGCGCCCACGACGATCGTACAGGACGACGGCACGGCCATGAATGGCAAGGGCAAACAGTTCGTGGCCCACGGGCGCAGGGTCCTGATGGCCTTCCCGGGGGGGGCTGGATACGGCGATCCGTCCGAACGCGACGTGGAGCAAATAAAACGCGATCTGGCGCGGGGTTATATTTCGGCGCAGACCGCCGCTGCAGACTACAATCTTTCGGCCGAGGACATCGCAGATGTCGAAGCCGCAATCGCGCGAGGAGATCCCCTGTGA
- a CDS encoding FAD-binding oxidoreductase has translation MKTQSPKSTSYDVVIIGGAMMGASAAWFLSDDADFDGSVLVIDRDLTYENTSTMHTNSRMRQQFSGELNVRISQFAADFVKNLPRYMGNDDRVPDLSIRPFGYMYLADSEGFADFLRESQRVQVAAGAETQLMTPDQIKAAYPYYNVDDIVLGSINLVDEGFWDATAVFDWWRKSARERGVEHIENEVVAVTRNAAGTRVESVTLKSGDVIACGQVLNASGPRAAATARMAGIDIPVEPRKRFSWIFSAERPLDRDLPLTIDPSGVHVRENGGGTYQCGGHSDIDPAVDPDDFGMDHAIWQDHVWPVLATRIPQFEAIKVQSEWAGHYAYNTFDHNAILGPHMEVENFLFLNGLSGHGLQQSPAMGRGTAEIMVHGEYRTLNMTQFHFDRIPAGGRIIEKAII, from the coding sequence GTGAAAACGCAATCACCCAAAAGCACATCCTATGACGTCGTCATCATCGGCGGCGCGATGATGGGGGCCTCTGCCGCCTGGTTCTTGTCCGACGACGCGGATTTTGATGGCAGCGTTCTGGTCATCGACCGCGACCTTACTTACGAAAACACATCGACCATGCACACCAATTCGCGCATGCGTCAGCAATTCTCGGGCGAACTGAACGTGCGGATCAGCCAGTTTGCCGCGGATTTCGTCAAGAACCTGCCCCGCTATATGGGCAACGACGACCGCGTACCGGACCTGTCCATCCGCCCGTTCGGGTACATGTATCTGGCCGATAGCGAAGGCTTTGCAGACTTTCTGCGCGAAAGCCAGCGGGTACAGGTGGCCGCAGGTGCAGAGACGCAGCTGATGACCCCCGACCAGATCAAAGCCGCCTATCCATACTACAATGTGGACGACATCGTTCTGGGCTCGATCAACCTCGTGGACGAAGGGTTCTGGGATGCCACGGCCGTGTTTGACTGGTGGCGCAAATCGGCCCGCGAGCGCGGCGTGGAACACATCGAGAACGAAGTTGTCGCAGTCACCCGCAACGCCGCAGGCACCCGCGTTGAAAGCGTCACGCTGAAGTCGGGTGACGTCATCGCTTGTGGTCAGGTGCTCAACGCCTCCGGTCCGCGGGCGGCAGCGACCGCGCGGATGGCAGGAATTGATATTCCGGTGGAGCCGCGCAAACGGTTCTCGTGGATTTTTTCCGCGGAGCGACCGCTGGACCGCGATCTGCCCCTGACAATCGATCCGTCCGGCGTTCACGTGCGCGAAAACGGCGGCGGGACGTACCAGTGCGGTGGCCACTCCGATATTGACCCTGCGGTAGACCCCGATGATTTTGGGATGGATCACGCCATCTGGCAAGATCACGTCTGGCCCGTCCTCGCGACGCGCATTCCGCAGTTCGAAGCGATCAAGGTGCAATCCGAATGGGCCGGGCACTATGCCTACAACACCTTCGATCACAACGCGATCCTTGGCCCGCATATGGAAGTCGAAAACTTCCTCTTTCTCAACGGGTTATCGGGCCACGGCCTGCAGCAATCCCCGGCCATGGGACGCGGCACCGCCGAGATCATGGTTCACGGGGAATACCGGACACTCAATATGACGCAGTTCCATTTCGACCGCATCCCGGCAGGGGGCAGGATCATCGAAAAGGCGATCATCTGA